The Alistipes finegoldii DSM 17242 DNA segment AATCGTCCAGATATTACGTTGAATTTCGGGGTCCTTTTCCCGCTTGACAATGCTGTCGAGCGGATTGAGGATCAGCGTCAGCGGAGTGCGGATTTCATGGGTTATATTTGTAAAAAACTGTAATTTGTGAGCCGTTACATTCTCTATCTGGGCATGCTTATCCATCAACTCACGGGTTGCAATTTCGATTTCAGCATTTTTTGCGGTCAGGATTTCGTTGCGGCGCCGGAGACGCAGATTCAATCGGATGGCATAAATGCCCATTCCTCCCGCAACAAGGGCGATAATTATGACGGCCCACAATGAATATTTCAGATTGTCAACGCTTCGGTCATATTGTTCAAGAACCGTTTTCTGTTTGTTGATCTGTTCCTGATAACTGACTATCTGTTCCTGCTGCGCCTTGAGTGTGTAGGCATTGTGAGAATCGACGAGTGCCGATTGCAGTTGGTAGCTCTTCTCTACCCGTTTACCAAGAAGGATACGTCTGGCGATCGCCATGACCTTGTCTCCTCCCGTGGGATAGAGGAATGAGGCTTGCAGTCTGCCGTCGAGAACCGCATCTACTCCGACGAGCGCATCTATTCCGATAAATTTTATCCGCTGCGCACAGAGTGAATCGGCTGCATTGATCACATTGTAGGCAGCTAGTGCCATATCGTCGTTGTGCGCAAAAACCAGATCGATATCGTTATAGTGGCCGATCGCCGCCACGCGCTCTTTTGCCACATCGGGTTTCCAGTCGCCGGGAATGGTATGCACCGAATAGCTTTCACTCGCTTCGGCAAGGAATCCCTTATGCCGTTCCACAGCGGGTGAAGAGCTCATCAATCCGGTAATTTCGAGAATCGTAGACCCTTCGGATAATATGGTGTTGATGTAGCGTCCCACATCACGGCCGATATCGTAATTATCCGCACTGATGCAGGTCGTGTAATGGTCCGAATGTATTTTACGATCCCAGATGATTGTCGGAATTCCCATGTCGAAAGCTTCGACGGCGATCGGTGTCACCGGCTCCGATTCGTTCGGCGAGATGATGAGCAGGTCGACCTTCGCCTCAATGAATTCACGAATCTGATCGATCTGTAACTGTGTATTGTTATGCGCATTGCTGACCACAATGCTCAATTCCGGATATTTGGCCGCTTCGGCTTGCATCTGAATCATCATGATCTGACGCCATAGGTCGTTGGTACATTGGGAGAATCCGATCACATAATGACGCTTGGGCTCCGAGATCGATTCACGACGGCAGCCGTTCGTCATCATACATATGGCAAGCAGTAAAAACAGACGGATTGTGCAATGCGGCATAATACGCGAATTTATAATTATTTTATCATATTCAGGCTGAAATCATCGACGAAATAGGTTGAATTCCGGTCTGTCCAGACACCGCAGAAAACAGTGAGTTCCTGCTCCTCGCCGGAATCGAAATCCAGCGCCATTCGGGTCCAATCTCTGCCGGACAGCAGGAACAGCCTGTCTTTCAAAACACTGCCGTCGGGCCGGCGTACACCGATATACACGCCGTTCGTCAACGGGGGCAGGGACATGCGGGCGAATGCGGAAAGCCGGTATTCCTTTCCGGGCATCACTATTATTTTCTGTATGCAGATGTCGGACCAGACGGGTATATAACGGGGTGTTTCGACATACAAGGCGCAGGCAAACTCTCCCGCATGTGCCTCGGATGTCAATTCGGACTTACCGATGTCCCACATCTTCGCAGACTCTTCGAATCCGCCGTCGGCGAGCAGGTTTTCCCGGCCGTGCGGAGTGCAGGCGAACAGAATATAACTTATCAGCGGCAAAATGGTCTTGTACATAAAGTTAGGTCTTAAAAACGGATACCCGGCCGTGCATAACACGGCCGGTTCCGCCGGATGTCAGAGTTAGTTACAGTTGCGAAACGATAAAGTACATATTGTCGCCCGACGAGTAGGGATAAACGGACGGTGAGAACCAGCCTCCCTGATTAGCATTATCGAGCGCCAGCAGTTTTTCACCCGACCAGTCGCCTTCGGGAGAACCGGCATCGCGGTAGACCAGACCGCCCGTCGTCCCCGAACGGTAAATCATAATATAGCGTTTGTGAGTCGCATTATAGGCTACACACATTTCGGATGCATTGCCATAGGTGATCGCCGCCGCTGATTCTGGGTCTCCCGCCACCCAGTCGGTGCCGTCCCAATAGGTCCAGTTGGCTGCAGTTGCAATATCACCGTCGCTTTTGATGCGCGCGACGTATATCTTGGGCGTGGAACGGCCTGCGTCCGAACCGAACATGTAAAGATACTTGTCGCTCAAATAGAATGCCGCCTGCACAAAATGCCCGGCTCCGCTCCAACGGCCGCGGATCTCACGGGTCCAGCTTTTTTACCGCCGTCTGCCGATGACAACAACCCGGAAAAGTTTGCCGTCCATGCGTCGCTGTCTTCGGGATCGAGCGACTTGAACGAATAATAATGGATATACTGTTTGCCGTTGACGGTCACACCGGCCGTCGGAACACAGGCGGTTTCACCGTCTCCCGACGGTTCGAGAATAGGAACGATACCGTCGTTGCCGGGCGAAACCTGCGCGATATAGAATCCATCAGCGGGATTCATATCGTTCGACAATGCGAATGCGTTTGCGTAATGCTTACCCCCGGCCGAAACATCGGCCAGCGCCATGGAAACCGTATTGTTCGGTCCGGCCCAGATGACGGCTTTACCCGCAAACGAAATATCCGTAAACGAGGCATTCGAGACAGTGCCCGTCGTCAGGCAGGTACCCAATTTGGTCGAGGTCTGGGTGGTGCCGGTCGGAACGAGTCTGAAATCGTCCAATGCGACCCATACTCCGGGATAGCCCCATGCTCCGCAAAAGACATTACCCTGTGTATAGTCGCCGGAATTGAACTCCTTGGTGAATTCGGTCCATACGTCGGGATTCCAATCGCCGGCCTGTCCGTCATAGATCGGGCCGCCTTCCAGCCGGACGCCCGTAAAGGCGTTCATTCCGGCCCACGAAGCCTGTCCGAAGCAGGAGAAGGTGTAATCCTTGCCCTTTTTGAGTGCGATCGACTGCAAGCAGGCATCGCACCAGCTGCCGTCGTTGGGGTTTTCAAGCTTCAAAGCGACCTGACCGCCGTGTGTCTGCGTGTGTTTCGACACCAGCGAAGGCTCCTTGTACGCTCCTTCGAAATACCAGAGTGAACGGTAGTCGATTGCTTCATCGGGGAAAAGCTCGAAACCGGGCTCGGAAATCATATTGAATTCGTCCGCCGCGAACGTGGCTTTCATCAGGGTGATGTTCGAAAGCTGCGTCGGATCGGGATTAAGCTTGATGTCGTTGCCGCCCTCCTCTTTATCGTCGGCACATCCGGCAGCGAATGCGGCGGACAGCAAAAGTAACATTGCGAAATAACAGTTTTTCATGGTTTTTGTTTTTTAGTTGTAGGTTATTCTGTTTTTACGGGTTTCAGGCAAATATCGTCCACGGTGAGCGTCATTTCGGGAGCGCCCCAAACTCCGAAAAAGACATCGGCACTTACAGCCTGACCGGCATTGAATTCACAACCGAAGCGTGTCCATTCGCCGGCTTGGGCTGTGCCCGTTATGTCATGGATTGTTCCGTCGGTCAATCGGACTCCGACATAGGCACCCTCAGGAAGCACCTCTTCGGATTTCACCCAGCACTCGATCGAGTAATCGGCATTCTGCTGCAAGGATACCGTCTGAGTGCATACGTCCTGCCACTGGCCGGAATTCGTATTCGAGAAACGGCAGGCGATCTTGCCGCTGTGCGCATCGCGCGAAGTGAGGGCCGCCGCATTCACATGCCACATCGTCTTGTAGCTCAACGCCTGAGTCGGGTGCTCCTCGAAACCTCCTTCTGCAAGCAGATTGATCCCCGCCTGATCCCAGTTGAGGTCGGCACGCATCAGGAAAACGTTCCATGTAGGCACGGCATGAGAGATGACAAACCACAATTCGTCGTCTTCGTTGAACCACGGGTGAATATAGGGAGCATAAAGCGCATTGCCATCCTCATACATGATGATCTTCTCGCCCGACCAATCTCCTTCGGGAGAGGGTGCGTCCCGGTAAACGACGGCCCGCTGATTGACTGACAGATACATCATCATATACCGTTTGTAACGGCTGTTGTATGCAACGGTCATTTCAGACGCCGTTCCCCGTGCGACTGGCTCCGCCGCCTGTTCGTTGCGCTCCCAGCCGCCGCCGGTCCAGTATTCGTAGGCCGATTTGTCGAGAAGCTTCGTTTCGCTGACACGCGCCAGATAGACGTTGCCGTAACGTCCCGAATGTGTGCCGTACATATATATCAACCCGTTTTCCTTCAGATAGGCGACCTGCGTGAAGTTGCTGTCGGCATTCCATTTGACGCCCGAACGGGTCCATGCTGTCCCATAATTATCCGAGTAAACGATTTCGCTGTAATTCACCGACCAGTAATCGTTATCACCCGTAGGAGTCCAGTCATGGATACTCATGTAGTTCAGGTACTGACGGGTGCCGACCGCAATGCCGCCCGTAGGAATGCAGGTCACTTCGTATTCCGAACCATCGGGATATTGCCCGGTTTTGGCCCGCGAGACGACGATCTCCTTTACGGCATTGCCATCCATCAGCATTCCCGAATAATAAAGCCCGTCCGTCAAGTCACGATCCGAAGAGAGTGCGATGGCGTTCGATTTCCAGTTGCCGCCTCCGTAGTCGAAATTATCGCCGAATGCGCACATGACCGTCCCGTTGCCGGCATCCCACATATTGTTGTAATCGGTACGGCCGATATTGAACCGGGCGTCCGTTCGGTTGGGATTGGGAATCGTTTCTCCGCTTTCCGAACGTCCGGTGACGCGCGCCACGAGCGTTATGTTATCCGGCAGCAGCGTCCCTGTTTCGAGAGGTTCCGGTCCCGGCGGTTCCGGATCGGGAATCTCCGTATCGGATGCCGACGAGCAACCCGGCAGCAGAAATATGGCGGCAATCAGGAACAACATGCTTCTGATCCCGGATACGGGCCGCCTGTCTGTTTTAATAAGAATATCCATCATTTTGACGAAGGTTAATGTTGGAAAGCAGTTCGGAAGAGGGTATCGGATACAATTCGAGATATTTCTTCTGCTTGGGCGTGTGGAATGTCCAGCTTCCGTTTACATAGAGATTCCACCGGATCAGCTGCTCGCGCCGCATTCCTTCGCCCGTGAACTCGCGTCCGAGCTCTTTCAGGAATTCGCCGTAAGGCACGGATACGCCGTCAACGACTGTCAAGGCGGACAACTGCTCGGCCGTCAGCTTACGCACGGATCGGGGCAGAGACGGATCGAAACTGCGTCTGCGCACCTCGTTCACGATGTCAGCGGCTCCCTGTGCATCCCCGTCACGAAGCATACATTCGGCTTTCATCATCAGGGTCTCCCCGAAGCGGAACACGACCCAGTCCTGATCGGTCTCCCATTTCTGGCCGATTTTGACCTCGTACTTTCCGAAGCGGTAGCCGTCGAATTCACGGGCGGCGTCGATCGAGGCGATTTCGTTGACATAATTGAAGGGTGTCACACCGTCAGTAAAATAGAGCGGCTGCTTGGTGAGGTAGTCGTACTGTTGCCCCATGCAGTAACTCTGCCTGTAACGTTTGTCATTGTAATGATCGGGATCGGTGGCATCGAACGTCTCTTTTACGTACGAAGGCACGGCACGCAGTCCATTGTAACCGCCCGAACCCGCGTTGTAGATCGGTTTGCAGGCCCAGTGCTGGGTTTTGGCATAGATGCAGTGGAAAATCGGCGATCCCGTCGTTTCATCATACGGCACCGCAAAAATGATTTCGGGCGACGTTTCGCTTTGCAGACTGAAAATATTGGAAAAGCTGTCGTCGAGCTGGTATTTCGCAGACCCGATTATCTCGTTGCAAAGGATGAGCGTACTGTCGCGCTTGGCGGCATATTCGCTGCCGAGCCACGATTCGGCATTCAGATATACCTTTGCCAGCAGATGCTTGGCTGCCCACTTGTTAAAACGACTGTACCGCTGTTCTTCGGGCAGTTTGTCCATGCTCTCGCGCAGTTCCCGCACGACGAAATCATACACCTCTTTCCGGTCGCGCGTCGTCGGCATATAATCTTTCGGCACGTCGTAGGTCTCCATGATCGGCACATTCCCGAAAAGAGACAGCAGGTAATAATAATAGAATGCACGCACGGCACGAACCTCCGCCAGCGTTTGCTCGTCGAGCTCCAGCCCGGCCTCTTCGAACTGATGCAGCACCCGGTTGCAGCAGGTCGTAATGCCATACCACAAGTGGCTCCAACAAGTACTGAAATGGGGGTCGGTCGATTTCCATTCGTGATTGTCCAGCCGCAGCCAGATACCGCCGTCATACCAGCCTCCGTCCGAATTGGTCGGAATGACCCATGCATCGGTTCCGAGCTCGGTCAGGTCCCAGATGCTGCGGTCCTCGTTGAACCAGCGCATCTGCCCGTACATGGGTGTCAGCAGGTAGGCCGAGCTCTGTTCACTGTCCTCCAGAATCTTGTCGATTGTCATATCGCTGTAAATATCCGGATCGAGATTCGTGCATGAAGCCAGCAGAAGTGCGCATGCGCCGAACAGATGTATTGTTTTTCGTTTCATGGTTTTGATCATTAGAAGTTGAACGATGCACCGACGATGTACGAACGCAGGTTAGGGTATTTGTTGATCGGGTCCACGCCGGGTGTGAGGCCGACGATCGCCACTTCGGGGTCCAGCCCAGAATAGCCGCTGATCGTAAGCAGGTTCATGCCCGTACAGAAGACCCGGATACTGCGTATCACCTTGTTGCGTTGTGAAAGATCGAATGTGTAGCCGATGGTCAGATTGTCGAGTTTGACGTAATCGCCCGGTTCGATATAACGGTCCGAATAGATCGACGGCGCGAAATTGTAATATTCGCCGATCTTCTGATAAGCTGATTTCGGCACGTTGAAACTCGACAGCCAAGCGAGTGTTTCATACTTCATCCGGTAGGCGTTCAGAATATCGAAGCCGAAAGCTCCGCGAAAGGATACCGACACGTCAAGCCCCTTCCAGCGATAACTGGCCTGCAAAGCGGCGAACATTTTGGGCATCCCGTTACCGATAATAGTCTTATTATCTTCACTGGGGTCCGAATTTTCGGCTCCGACAACATTCCAAGTCGTGCTGTTTTTCAGTCCATCGACACGCCATCCGTAGAAGTTGCCGACTGCTCAGCCATCTTCGAGCCGGTGCGTGTAAGTTTGCATGGGTTCTCCGGTCGAGCCGAGTGTCAGATATTCCATTGTATACCTGTCGTTGGAGAGCGAAATCAGTTTGTTTTTGTTGTAGGAGAAGTTTCCGCTGAGGGTCAATGCCATGTCTTTGCGGGAGATCAGGTCGCCTGAAAGCATCACCTCGACACCTTGGTTGCGCATCGAACCCACGTTGGCCAGAATCGAATTGGTAATATTGGGCGGTGTCGGAACCGTGTAGGTGTAGAGCAGGTCATCGGTGCGCCGGTTGTAAAAATCGATACTGCCCCGGAACCGACTGTTGAAAAGAGCGAAATCCAGTCCGACGTTAAGTTCCTTTTTGCGCTCCCATTTCAGATCGTCGTTGGCATTGTTCGTCGGCACGATACCATTCACCCATTTACCTCCGTCATACCCCATGTATGCCGTACTGAAATTGTATAGCGGGACATATTGGTAGGGCGATGAGGGAGCGGTGCCGGTTATGCCGTATCCGACCCGTAATTTGAGATCGGAAACCCAATATGCATCCCGCATGAACTTTTCCTGTGTAATCCGCCAGCCGGCACTTACGGCCGGAAAAGTACCCCAACGGTTGTTCTTTCCGAACTTATCGCTTCCCTCATGGCGCAGGCTGGCCATAAAAAGGTATTTATTGTCGAAATTATAGTTCACTCGGCCGTAGAAACCGATCAGCTTGATCCGGTACTTATAGCTGGTCAGCTTCGAGGTGCCATCGAGCGTCGAATTCGCCGAACCGATATTCCATGCGCCGAATCCGTCAATTGGGAAATCGTAGGCATACATTTCGGAAGATTGGTGGATATAGTCATTGTAACTGTATCCGACGGTTGCCTGCAGCGTATGGCGGCCGAATTTGCGCGAATAGTCGGCCTGTAATTCGAGTGTCTTGTCCTCGCCGTGGCCCCCGGAGAGTCGCGCCTGTCCCTGCGTGCTGCCCATCGTCGATGAATAATGCTTTTGGGTCGTGCTGTAAGCGTAATCGTTGAAGTCGCCCATGTAGATACCCGTTGCACTGATCGTCAGGTCCTTGACCGGTTCGACCGAAATCCGTCCCGACATCATCAGCTGGTCGTACTTGTTTTCGGTGTTCTGTTCTTTCAGTAAGCCTACCGGGTTGGCACCGTTGCTGTTTTCATAATAGGAGCCGTCGGCGTTGTAGACCGGGATGGTCGGGTTCCGGCTGAGCGCCTGCATATAGAGATCGTCCGGAACGATACCCTGCGTTACGATTTTATTGCTGACATTCAGGGCGATCTTGAACCGGTCGTCGAACATTGCGTGGTTGATGCTGAGTTTGGCGGTCAACGACTCGTCGAAAGAGCCCTTGTAGATACCTTGTTTGTCGTTGTAGGTTACCGAAGCGAGGTAATTCGTCCGGGCATTTCCGCCTTGCAGCGAAACATAGTGCGTCTGACTGACGGGCGTGCGGGTAATCTCCCGGACCCAGTCCGTGTCGCCCTTGAAATCGTTGATCAGGTCGAAGCGGGAATCCTCTTTCGCAAGCCGGGATTTCAGACTGCGGAGTTCCGTGGCATCCGGATAGTCGGAGGTCTCATCGAGCATTTGGTCGATGGTGACATAGCCTTTGTATTCCAACGCGACTCGTCCCGACTGCGGCCGTTTGGTATTGATGATAATCACGCCGTTCGTTCCGCGCGTACCGTAGATGGCAGCGGCCGAACCATCCTTCAAGACATCGATGGATTCAATGTCTTCCGGTGAAATGGCGTTGAGGGACCCTCCGGCCACCCCGTCGATCACGATAAGCGGAGCCGAAGAGGCTGCCAGCGTCGAAATACCGCGCAACATGATGCTCAGCTCGCCGCTGGGATTGCCCGATGTTTTGGAAATACCCAGACCGGCGACTTTTCCCTGAAGCAGTTGAAGCGGATTGCTGACGCTTCCTTGTAAAAATTCATCGGATGACACTCGGGTGATTGAACTGGTGATCTCCTCTTTGCGGATCGTGCCGTAACCGATCGCAATCACTTCCTCAAGGCCGATGGCATCGGCTTCGAGTGCGAAGTTCACCTCTGTCCGGCCATTTACAGCGGCTTCTGCACTCTTCATGCCGATAAAGGAACACACGAGCGTTGCATTTCCGTCCTTTACGTTCAGCGAGTAACTGCCGTCGCTGCCGGTCGAGGTCCCGGTCGTAGTTCCCTTGACGATGACCGATGCCCCGGCAATTCCGTTTCCGGTCTGATCGGTCACTTTTCCGGAAATGCCGTGACTCGTTTGAGCAGATGCCGGCATGCCGTACAGCAGCATCAGAGCCATGCATAACATGAAATAGAGTTGTTTCATAATTGATGGTATTTAGGTTAATTTTTCTCCGTTGCCGCAGACGCTGCCGTCCCGTACCAGAAAGCAGCTGCCCGGTAATCGACCGCACCGGGATTCCAGCTCAGCATTTCCAAGTCAAATTGCAACCGTTGCCCGAAAGGTATTACATCCAGATTGCGGGTTCGGACAAAGGTATTGTATCCGTGCGACGATGCTTCATCGGCCCGGGGAGCGCCGCCGAACGGCGTTGCGAACGGCACCACAGGCGCCCAAGAACAGTTGTA contains these protein-coding regions:
- a CDS encoding carbohydrate-binding protein yields the protein MYKTILPLISYILFACTPHGRENLLADGGFEESAKMWDIGKSELTSEAHAGEFACALYVETPRYIPVWSDICIQKIIVMPGKEYRLSAFARMSLPPLTNGVYIGVRRPDGSVLKDRLFLLSGRDWTRMALDFDSGEEQELTVFCGVWTDRNSTYFVDDFSLNMIK
- a CDS encoding DUF4185 domain-containing protein, with product MFGSDAGRSTPKIYVARIKSDGDIATAANWTYWDGTDWVAGDPESAAAITYGNASEMCVAYNATHKRYIMIYRSGTTGGLVYRDAGSPEGDWSGEKLLALDNANQGGWFSPSVYPYSSGDNMYFIVSQL
- a CDS encoding DUF4185 domain-containing protein, which codes for MLLLLSAAFAAGCADDKEEGGNDIKLNPDPTQLSNITLMKATFAADEFNMISEPGFELFPDEAIDYRSLWYFEGAYKEPSLVSKHTQTHGGQVALKLENPNDGSWCDACLQSIALKKGKDYTFSCFGQASWAGMNAFTGVRLEGGPIYDGQAGDWNPDVWTEFTKEFNSGDYTQGNVFCGAWGYPGVWVALDDFRLVPTGTTQTSTKLGTCLTTGTVSNASFTDISFAGKAVIWAGPNNTVSMALADVSAGGKHYANAFALSNDMNPADGFYIAQVSPGNDGIVPILEPSGDGETACVPTAGVTVNGKQYIHYYSFKSLDPEDSDAWTANFSGLLSSADGGKKAGPVRSAAVGAEPGILCRRHSI
- a CDS encoding DUF4185 domain-containing protein, with amino-acid sequence MLFLIAAIFLLPGCSSASDTEIPDPEPPGPEPLETGTLLPDNITLVARVTGRSESGETIPNPNRTDARFNIGRTDYNNMWDAGNGTVMCAFGDNFDYGGGNWKSNAIALSSDRDLTDGLYYSGMLMDGNAVKEIVVSRAKTGQYPDGSEYEVTCIPTGGIAVGTRQYLNYMSIHDWTPTGDNDYWSVNYSEIVYSDNYGTAWTRSGVKWNADSNFTQVAYLKENGLIYMYGTHSGRYGNVYLARVSETKLLDKSAYEYWTGGGWERNEQAAEPVARGTASEMTVAYNSRYKRYMMMYLSVNQRAVVYRDAPSPEGDWSGEKIIMYEDGNALYAPYIHPWFNEDDELWFVISHAVPTWNVFLMRADLNWDQAGINLLAEGGFEEHPTQALSYKTMWHVNAAALTSRDAHSGKIACRFSNTNSGQWQDVCTQTVSLQQNADYSIECWVKSEEVLPEGAYVGVRLTDGTIHDITGTAQAGEWTRFGCEFNAGQAVSADVFFGVWGAPEMTLTVDDICLKPVKTE
- a CDS encoding RagB/SusD family nutrient uptake outer membrane protein produces the protein MKRKTIHLFGACALLLASCTNLDPDIYSDMTIDKILEDSEQSSAYLLTPMYGQMRWFNEDRSIWDLTELGTDAWVIPTNSDGGWYDGGIWLRLDNHEWKSTDPHFSTCWSHLWYGITTCCNRVLHQFEEAGLELDEQTLAEVRAVRAFYYYYLLSLFGNVPIMETYDVPKDYMPTTRDRKEVYDFVVRELRESMDKLPEEQRYSRFNKWAAKHLLAKVYLNAESWLGSEYAAKRDSTLILCNEIIGSAKYQLDDSFSNIFSLQSETSPEIIFAVPYDETTGSPIFHCIYAKTQHWACKPIYNAGSGGYNGLRAVPSYVKETFDATDPDHYNDKRYRQSYCMGQQYDYLTKQPLYFTDGVTPFNYVNEIASIDAAREFDGYRFGKYEVKIGQKWETDQDWVVFRFGETLMMKAECMLRDGDAQGAADIVNEVRRRSFDPSLPRSVRKLTAEQLSALTVVDGVSVPYGEFLKELGREFTGEGMRREQLIRWNLYVNGSWTFHTPKQKKYLELYPIPSSELLSNINLRQNDGYSY
- a CDS encoding SusC/RagA family TonB-linked outer membrane protein, coding for MKQLYFMLCMALMLLYGMPASAQTSHGISGKVTDQTGNGIAGASVIVKGTTTGTSTGSDGSYSLNVKDGNATLVCSFIGMKSAEAAVNGRTEVNFALEADAIGLEEVIAIGYGTIRKEEITSSITRVSSDEFLQGSVSNPLQLLQGKVAGLGISKTSGNPSGELSIMLRGISTLAASSAPLIVIDGVAGGSLNAISPEDIESIDVLKDGSAAAIYGTRGTNGVIIINTKRPQSGRVALEYKGYVTIDQMLDETSDYPDATELRSLKSRLAKEDSRFDLINDFKGDTDWVREITRTPVSQTHYVSLQGGNARTNYLASVTYNDKQGIYKGSFDESLTAKLSINHAMFDDRFKIALNVSNKIVTQGIVPDDLYMQALSRNPTIPVYNADGSYYENSNGANPVGLLKEQNTENKYDQLMMSGRISVEPVKDLTISATGIYMGDFNDYAYSTTQKHYSSTMGSTQGQARLSGGHGEDKTLELQADYSRKFGRHTLQATVGYSYNDYIHQSSEMYAYDFPIDGFGAWNIGSANSTLDGTSKLTSYKYRIKLIGFYGRVNYNFDNKYLFMASLRHEGSDKFGKNNRWGTFPAVSAGWRITQEKFMRDAYWVSDLKLRVGYGITGTAPSSPYQYVPLYNFSTAYMGYDGGKWVNGIVPTNNANDDLKWERKKELNVGLDFALFNSRFRGSIDFYNRRTDDLLYTYTVPTPPNITNSILANVGSMRNQGVEVMLSGDLISRKDMALTLSGNFSYNKNKLISLSNDRYTMEYLTLGSTGEPMQTYTHRLEDG